The genomic segment GCGATCATGACGGCTTCAAGGACGATGGTGTTGCGTCGCGCGGTATTCATTCAGGCGGTCACCTCTCTTTTGCGAAGCAGGAAGATCTGCAGGACGGAGACGATCAGGACGAGGAAAAACATAACGACGCCGATCGAGGTGCCGTAGCCGAACTGGTTGCGGGAGAAGGCCGTACTGAACAGCAGCGTCGTGATCGTCTCCGTCGCCTGAAAAGGTCCGCCCTTCGTCGTTACGTAAATGATATCGAAAGCCTTCAGGGAGCCGATGCTGGCCAGCACGATATTGATCGTGAGCGACGGCGCCATGAGCGGGAAGGTAATCGATCTGAACTTACGCCAGCCGCCGGCCCCGTCAATATCTGCGGCCTCGTAGTAATCGCCCGGAATCGATTGGAGATTGGCCACGAAAATGACCATCGAGTACCCGACATATTGCCACAGCACGATCAGCACGATGGCGTACAGGGCGAACCGGGGATCGCCGAGCCAGGGCTGCTCCCAGTCTCCCAGACCGACGGCCCGAAGCAGACTGTTGAGCAGGCCGCTCTGCGGCTGGTAGATATAGAGCCACGTATAGCCGACGACCAGCGGACTAAGAATGGCGGGCGAGAAGAACACCGCGCGCAGCAGCGCTTTGGTCTTCAGCTTGGCGTCAAGCGCCAGCGCGAGGGGGATCGCCAGTCCGTTCTGGAGCAGGACGACGAGTACCGTGAACAGGAACGTATTGCGGAGCGCCTTGAGGAAGGCCGCGTCCGACGCCAGATGCGCGAAGTTGCGCAGGCCGACGAAGTCCATCGTCTTGGAGAGCCCGTTCCAGTTCGTCATGCTGTAATAAAAGCTGGTGACGACGGGCCCCAAAAAGATAATCGTATAGATCAGAAACGCCGGTGCGATAAACAAGGCCCAGCTTGCGTGCTCTCTTTTGCCGAGCGACCATTTTGCCACTTCCATCTCTCCTTGCTGCGCTGCCC from the Cohnella hashimotonis genome contains:
- a CDS encoding carbohydrate ABC transporter permease; its protein translation is MAKWSLGKREHASWALFIAPAFLIYTIIFLGPVVTSFYYSMTNWNGLSKTMDFVGLRNFAHLASDAAFLKALRNTFLFTVLVVLLQNGLAIPLALALDAKLKTKALLRAVFFSPAILSPLVVGYTWLYIYQPQSGLLNSLLRAVGLGDWEQPWLGDPRFALYAIVLIVLWQYVGYSMVIFVANLQSIPGDYYEAADIDGAGGWRKFRSITFPLMAPSLTINIVLASIGSLKAFDIIYVTTKGGPFQATETITTLLFSTAFSRNQFGYGTSIGVVMFFLVLIVSVLQIFLLRKREVTA